The DNA region ttgaacCATCTATAAATTTTTGATCCCTTCATCCTCATGTATATGGAAATCCATAATCTCCTTCCTTGACACCCCTTTGTTTCCCCAACTCATGTTTGGGGAACATGATGTGGTCTTAGATGTTGAAGTGAGTTCACACTAGGCTCATTGGTTTATATGGTTTAATGGTTCATCACATGTACATGTTAACGCTAGTTTGACTCTCTTTTAAATGTTGTTCAGCTTTACAGTGGAAATGTTCTCCCTTGCTCCGGTCACTGGCCTTCTTTggaggggaaaggaaataaaggggTTCCTGAATTGTCACTGTGTGACAGAAAAGCAAGATTGCTGGGGTGATGTCAGTTTCCTTTACACAGACAGGTTTCTGTGAACTTCAGACACATAGTAAAAGGGCATGGTATAAGGAACAGGAATCAGATGGGAACCCTTTACTTGGAGTGTTGTAAGGCAAAAGTGCACTTCTTGTATGTTGCATACAGTAAGAGGATAGAGCGCAGCATCTGTTTGCACATGGTCACCGTCATCTGAATTTGAGGTTCCTTAAGTCCAGTGGGCCACTGGTGCTCCCGGCTGATGATTTTGCAAAAGGCTGATTTGTCTGAAACTCTGAAGGTTCCGGTCCATTTTGGTGGCTGAGCTGTGATGACCCTGCCAAACACGGAATCCACTCCACTGAGGCGGACAGGCTGGGGCTTCCTGACCAGCCCTTTCTTGTTGTTCATGGTTTGGAGCTCTGATGTGTGGCAGGGTAACTTGGGACTCACCCCAGGCTCCAGGAATGGGCTGTCTAGAACTAGAGTGACCTCTTGAAAGCACAGCTGCACTTCAAGGTCAGAAGGGGTATGTGGGAAGCAGGGGGAAGCCCTAAAAGGGTGCTTTGAAGAAGATGTAGGTGTTGTGTGCCGCAGCCATTGGAAGCTCTCGTCCAGTGGGGTCCATGGTGACCAGAGCTGGTATCCTGCCATTGACAGTCCTAAAGAAGAGGAATCAGAACATGGAATTTCCCTAGCATGGTTTTGGCGAGGGCATGGccatttaaattcacatttatttgtttcattattgACTTTAACTTATTCTGTAGTTCTCATTAACAGACTCCAATAGATGCTAAGGATACTAGTAATTCTATAAAGCGCAGTAGTGGATGGTCACAAGTATTGAATCTGGCAACTACTATGTATACTAAAACTTTATTAAGTCTTATCACAGGCCTCTGAAGGTAGGTTTTaacctattttacaggtgaggaaatgggtTTGTCCAAAATGTAATACCCCAGTTCACCATTATAACT from Panthera leo isolate Ple1 chromosome A2, P.leo_Ple1_pat1.1, whole genome shotgun sequence includes:
- the FANCD2OS gene encoding FANCD2 opposite strand protein, with the protein product MAGYQLWSPWTPLDESFQWLRHTTPTSSSKHPFRASPCFPHTPSDLEVQLCFQEVTLVLDSPFLEPGVSPKLPCHTSELQTMNNKKGLVRKPQPVRLSGVDSVFGRVITAQPPKWTGTFRVSDKSAFCKIISREHQWPTGLKEPQIQMTVTMCKQMLRSILLLYATYKKCTFALQHSK